One Gemmatimonas sp. UBA7669 genomic window carries:
- the hpt gene encoding hypoxanthine phosphoribosyltransferase, giving the protein MSSTESSHPGHPASGDADPRLSGRAVKRVVYDAAAIQARVAELGADITAAYPDGDLLVLGLLKGSFIFLSDLVRHINRPLQVDFLVASSYGDAMESSGVVRLLYDPETELEGKHILLVEDIVDSGRTLSRLIDLLQARNPRSLEICALLHKHIATELQHPTRFVGFDAPHEFLVGYGLDHAENFRHLPYVASLQ; this is encoded by the coding sequence GTGAGTTCGACTGAGTCTTCGCATCCGGGACACCCGGCTTCCGGTGACGCCGATCCGCGGCTGAGTGGTCGGGCGGTGAAGCGGGTGGTGTACGATGCCGCCGCCATCCAGGCCCGCGTGGCCGAGTTGGGTGCCGACATCACGGCCGCCTATCCGGACGGCGACTTGCTCGTGCTCGGGTTGCTCAAGGGCAGCTTCATTTTCCTCAGCGATCTGGTGCGACACATCAATCGCCCCCTGCAGGTGGATTTCCTCGTGGCCAGTTCCTACGGCGACGCCATGGAATCCAGCGGCGTGGTGCGGTTGCTGTACGACCCGGAAACGGAATTGGAGGGTAAGCACATTCTGCTGGTGGAGGACATCGTGGATTCCGGGCGAACGCTCAGTCGACTCATCGACTTGTTACAGGCACGGAACCCGCGGTCGCTCGAAATCTGTGCGCTGTTGCACAAGCACATCGCCACGGAGTTGCAGCATCCCACGCGGTTCGTCGGGTTCGACGCGCCACACGAATTCCTGGTGGGCTACGGCCTCGATCATGCCGAAAACTTTCGGCACCTGCCGTACGTCGCCAGCCTGCAGTAA